Part of the Salinigranum rubrum genome is shown below.
AACCACCCGCTTCGGGCGAGGAATCCGGTCACGAGACCGATCGCCACCGGAACGGGCATGAACGCGAGCTGAACAGGGTTCCCCAGCATCGCCTGGACGATGTTGGCCAGCCCGCCGGTCAGTGCTGCCGCCCACGGCCCCGCGAGGATACCCAGCAGCATGGTGCCGATGTTGTCGAGGAATAGGGGAAGCTTCAGCGTGCTCGCGATGAACCCCCCGATCGCGTTGATCCCGATCCCCAGGGGTATCAACACCCACGTCGTGGTCGTGAAGTCCGTCTCGATACTCTCTCGCAGCTGGTCGATGCGACTCTCACCGCTAGCAGTACCTGTGCTTGACATTGTATGTCATTGCATAGTCCCTCACATCCAGTATTAAACTTTTGGATTCGGCGGAATATTTACCACACGGTCCCCGGAAGCCGGGGCATGGTTTGCTTCCGGCGAGTTCGGTGACACCGGGGTTCACACGGTCCGGACCGTGACGAACCCATCGAAGTTCAGAATGATCGACTGGGTGGTGTCTCCGAACAGGGCCTTCCCAGCCGGTGATCGGCTCCGGTTCAGGACGTAGACGTGGTCACAGCCGTGGTTCTTCGCGACGTCGATGGTCTTCTCGGACGGTCGCATGTTCTCGACTCGCTCACCGACGGCGGTGTACGTCACGCCCCGGGGAGCGAGGACCACGTCTCCGAGGTGCTCGGCGAAGTGGCGAGGGGTCTCGGTGGAGTCGCCGATATCGGCGCGCTCGAACCCCTCCCACTGTCGCATCGCTTCGACCGAGGCGTACTCGGTGTCCTCCTGAGCGAGCGCGAGGACGACCACGTCGACGCCGGTGGCCGCAGCGACGGTTCCTACTTCCTCGAGGAGGTGCACGTCGGCTTCCGTCGGGGCAACGACAGCGAGTATTCCGTCCATGGTCAGGGAGGCCCCGCCAGCCCTTCCAGATTCGAGAGGATGACCTCGCGACACCGTTCGATATCGACGTCGAGCGCGACCGTACAGTTCGGCGCTTCCTCGTAGACGCCGTGTTCGTCGTAGATGGTCGCCCCGTTCGATGGGCCGCCGGTCGTGTCGATTTCGACGTACGCGTCCTCGTACGTCAACGGATCCCCGAGGACGCCAGCGAGCACGACCGCATCGCTCGTGATCGACCCGTCTTCGGCGACCACGCCATCCGGGCCCTG
Proteins encoded:
- a CDS encoding ECF transporter S component; this encodes MSSTGTASGESRIDQLRESIETDFTTTTWVLIPLGIGINAIGGFIASTLKLPLFLDNIGTMLLGILAGPWAAALTGGLANIVQAMLGNPVQLAFMPVPVAIGLVTGFLARSGWFDNVKKVVVPAIVLTLVATIIATPIVVLVFGGVTSSGTSLVTATLVASGRSLVESAATAQILVELVDKGGSAFVAFFIAKSVPSRYLPPQGQDIFS
- a CDS encoding universal stress protein gives rise to the protein MDGILAVVAPTEADVHLLEEVGTVAAATGVDVVVLALAQEDTEYASVEAMRQWEGFERADIGDSTETPRHFAEHLGDVVLAPRGVTYTAVGERVENMRPSEKTIDVAKNHGCDHVYVLNRSRSPAGKALFGDTTQSIILNFDGFVTVRTV